A genomic region of Mycolicibacterium poriferae contains the following coding sequences:
- a CDS encoding glycosyltransferase — protein MTAGSDGCYDIASLANALAGRGHDVAVYTASPTSTAPTGDYQTVRLPTESGFDGHPDALMPLIGDLGRQLVDEWSHRPPDVVHCHGWAYGMASQLAANRRPVPTVQSFHGLGTLMRLPRDESGTLETQIKLQTLLAKNATTVAAACTDDLFELVRFGCPRSKISVVPTGISVDENSVGTARASRAGGDHEVVAVASGPARPERLAEVVRAVAVLPHTRLRIVDSGGVDQRDIPRILALAGNLGLGDRCRIAPVENDGELNEVLQSADVVVCPASYDAYGVVALQAMAGGTAVVAAATGGMRDAVIADVTGVLIPPANVDALRRALKSILDQPVLREGMGLAGRSRARSRYSWDRIAVDAEVTYHDAARRPSGAARTAMA, from the coding sequence GTGACAGCAGGCAGTGACGGCTGCTACGACATCGCGAGCCTGGCAAACGCTTTGGCCGGCAGGGGGCATGACGTCGCGGTCTACACCGCCTCGCCGACATCTACGGCGCCGACCGGCGACTACCAGACGGTGAGGCTGCCGACCGAATCTGGCTTCGACGGGCACCCCGACGCGTTGATGCCGCTGATCGGTGACCTCGGTCGTCAGTTGGTCGACGAATGGTCGCATCGCCCTCCTGACGTGGTGCACTGCCATGGCTGGGCATACGGGATGGCGAGCCAGCTGGCGGCCAACCGACGTCCTGTGCCCACGGTGCAGTCCTTTCACGGACTGGGTACCCTGATGCGTCTGCCCAGAGATGAGTCCGGCACGCTGGAGACTCAGATCAAACTGCAGACCCTGCTGGCCAAGAACGCCACCACTGTCGCGGCCGCGTGTACCGACGACCTGTTCGAGCTGGTCCGGTTCGGATGTCCGCGCAGCAAGATCTCGGTGGTGCCGACCGGCATCTCCGTCGACGAGAACAGCGTGGGCACGGCCCGCGCGTCTCGCGCAGGCGGCGATCACGAGGTGGTAGCCGTCGCGAGCGGGCCCGCGCGCCCCGAACGGCTGGCCGAAGTGGTGCGGGCGGTGGCGGTGCTGCCGCACACCCGGTTGCGCATCGTCGACAGCGGAGGCGTAGACCAGCGCGACATCCCCCGGATTCTCGCCCTGGCAGGGAATCTCGGTCTCGGTGACCGTTGCCGGATCGCGCCGGTGGAGAACGACGGCGAACTGAACGAGGTGTTGCAGTCGGCGGATGTGGTCGTGTGCCCAGCTTCCTACGATGCCTATGGTGTCGTCGCACTGCAGGCGATGGCCGGCGGGACCGCGGTCGTCGCCGCGGCAACCGGCGGCATGCGCGATGCGGTCATCGCCGACGTCACCGGAGTCCTGATACCACCGGCCAATGTGGACGCGCTGCGGCGGGCGTTGAAGTCGATCCTCGACCAGCCAGTCCTGCGCGAGGGCATGGGGCTGGCCGGGCGGTCCCGTGCGCGCTCCCGGTACAGCTGGGACCGAATCGCCGTCGACGCCGAGGTGACCTATCACGACGCCGCCAGACGTCCCAGCGGTGCCGCTCGCACCGCGATGGCGTGA
- a CDS encoding Rv2629 family ribosome hibernation factor — MQSGRFRPLAEAHGPFASVVIDDSHDTADADKQLELRWRAVEEELAAGGADEDLIASVRRGVTDTPNAVGRAGLAVIASRDVQLTETLIRPPEAPTARVSDLPYLVPVVVHGVDDPPYLVVAVDHAGADIEVHNAAGARATHVDPRNYPVHKAAGAENAGYSDPQRPAEEAVRKNLRATSDQVADVFDDASAEMVWVVGEVRSRADLIAVLPQRVAERVVEVDAGARGSVDRDALEHDITTRLLQRRADVIGDAAERWRAESERDSGLATEGLAGVCAALREGAVETLLLGDVGDSTVLLGDAPTTLAPTPEVLSELGSQRSETVRADEALPFAAVLTDADIVSLDERVAPRDGVAAILRYPRREGAATT; from the coding sequence ATGCAGTCGGGTCGTTTCCGCCCCCTCGCCGAAGCCCACGGACCCTTCGCCTCGGTGGTCATCGACGATTCGCACGACACCGCCGACGCCGACAAGCAGCTCGAACTGCGATGGCGGGCCGTCGAAGAAGAGCTCGCCGCCGGTGGTGCCGACGAAGATCTGATCGCCAGCGTCCGGCGGGGCGTCACCGACACCCCCAACGCCGTCGGGCGGGCCGGGCTGGCGGTGATCGCCAGCCGTGACGTGCAGCTGACCGAGACCCTGATCCGGCCGCCCGAGGCGCCGACGGCGCGGGTGTCGGATCTGCCCTATCTCGTGCCGGTCGTCGTGCACGGCGTCGACGACCCGCCCTACCTGGTGGTGGCGGTCGACCATGCCGGTGCCGACATCGAGGTGCACAATGCTGCAGGTGCGCGGGCGACCCACGTCGACCCCCGCAACTATCCCGTGCACAAGGCGGCAGGCGCGGAGAACGCCGGCTACAGCGATCCGCAGCGACCCGCCGAAGAGGCGGTGCGCAAGAACCTGCGGGCGACTTCCGACCAGGTGGCCGACGTGTTCGACGACGCCTCCGCCGAGATGGTGTGGGTCGTCGGGGAGGTGCGCTCGCGTGCCGACCTCATCGCCGTGTTGCCCCAGCGGGTGGCGGAACGCGTCGTCGAGGTCGACGCGGGTGCCCGCGGCAGCGTCGACCGAGACGCGCTCGAGCACGACATCACCACCCGCCTGTTGCAACGGCGTGCCGATGTCATCGGTGACGCCGCCGAGCGGTGGCGCGCCGAATCCGAGCGTGATTCCGGGCTGGCCACCGAGGGACTCGCCGGGGTGTGCGCGGCGCTGCGCGAGGGCGCCGTCGAGACACTGCTGCTCGGTGACGTCGGCGACTCCACGGTGTTGCTCGGCGATGCCCCGACGACGCTGGCCCCGACGCCGGAGGTGCTCTCCGAACTGGGCTCGCAACGGTCCGAGACCGTACGTGCCGACGAGGCCCTGCCGTTCGCGGCCGTGCTCACCGATGCCGACATCGTGTCCCTCGACGAACGGGTGGCACCCCGCGACGGGGTTGCGGCTATTCTGCGTTACCCACGCCGCGAAGGCGCCGCGACGACCTGA
- a CDS encoding UdgX family uracil-DNA binding protein (This protein belongs to the uracil DNA glycosylase superfamily, members of which act in excision repair of DNA. However, it belongs more specifically to UdgX branch, whose founding member was found to bind uracil in DNA (where it does not belong), without cleaving it, appears to promote DNA repair by a pathway involving RecA, rather than base excision.): MATARTAATTAADFLPATRRLTDLVAAARDCRGCGLYENATQVVFGQGAEQARMMLIGEQPGDQEDRSGEPFVGPAGRLLDKALGQAGVAREPVYVTNAVKHFKFVPSERGQRRIHKTPSRVEVVSCRPWLLAEVEAVRPEVLVLLGATAAKSVFGAGFRLTHHRGEVLRLPDDLLTGEIDPRVIVTVHPASVLRGPVRHRDEALASMVTDLRSAAGLLD, encoded by the coding sequence ATGGCCACCGCACGCACCGCCGCCACGACCGCCGCCGACTTCCTGCCGGCCACCCGGCGGCTGACCGACCTCGTCGCGGCCGCCCGGGACTGCCGCGGATGCGGTCTGTACGAGAACGCCACGCAGGTTGTGTTCGGGCAGGGAGCCGAGCAGGCGCGGATGATGCTGATCGGTGAGCAGCCCGGCGACCAGGAAGATCGTTCCGGAGAGCCGTTCGTCGGCCCCGCCGGGCGCCTGTTGGACAAGGCTCTGGGACAGGCCGGAGTGGCGCGCGAGCCGGTGTATGTCACCAATGCGGTCAAGCACTTCAAGTTCGTGCCGTCCGAACGAGGGCAACGCCGCATCCACAAGACGCCGAGCAGGGTCGAAGTGGTGTCCTGTCGTCCATGGTTGCTCGCCGAAGTGGAGGCGGTTCGTCCCGAGGTGCTCGTGCTGTTGGGCGCTACCGCCGCGAAATCCGTGTTCGGTGCTGGTTTCCGGCTCACACACCACCGCGGTGAGGTACTCCGGCTTCCGGACGACCTGCTCACCGGTGAGATCGACCCCCGGGTGATCGTCACGGTGCACCCGGCGTCGGTGCTGCGCGGGCCGGTGCGCCACCGCGACGAAGCGCTGGCCTCCATGGTGACTGATCTGCGGTCTGCGGCCGGCCTGCTCGACTAG
- a CDS encoding RNA polymerase sigma factor SigF: protein MSEHSTRSQRSHSGEPPSLSAAHGPDYRWLDTAFARLHVLEPGSAEHVALRNRIVDECLPLADRIARRYDRRGEAHDDLVQVARVGLLNAVTRFDPSVGSEFLSFAVPTMLGEVKRYFRDYGWSVNVPRRLKDLYPALAPATGELTQRLGRAPTAAELADEVGVGRAEVIETMTAAAGFKARSIEHRFTGDEDSPALIDRLGVPDPGMGLIEDSDALRVHLRALPDREYRIVIMRFFESLTQSEIAAQMGISQMHVSRLLSQSLHRLREAMADGGPASTVA from the coding sequence ATGAGCGAGCACAGCACCCGTTCGCAGCGCTCTCACAGCGGCGAACCCCCCAGCCTGTCCGCGGCGCACGGTCCCGACTATCGGTGGCTCGACACCGCGTTCGCCCGGCTGCACGTGCTCGAGCCTGGCAGTGCCGAGCACGTCGCACTGCGCAACCGCATCGTGGACGAATGCCTGCCGCTCGCCGACCGCATCGCGCGCCGCTACGACCGGCGTGGAGAGGCCCATGATGACCTCGTCCAGGTGGCACGGGTGGGGCTGCTGAATGCGGTGACCCGCTTCGACCCGTCGGTCGGATCGGAGTTCCTCTCCTTCGCGGTCCCCACGATGCTGGGTGAGGTCAAACGGTACTTCCGCGATTACGGCTGGTCGGTCAACGTGCCGCGACGCCTCAAAGACCTCTATCCGGCGCTGGCTCCGGCCACCGGCGAACTGACCCAGCGGCTGGGCCGGGCACCGACGGCCGCGGAGCTGGCCGACGAGGTCGGTGTCGGCCGAGCGGAGGTCATCGAGACGATGACCGCTGCCGCCGGCTTCAAAGCGCGCTCGATCGAACACCGTTTCACCGGCGACGAAGACAGCCCCGCGTTGATCGACCGACTGGGTGTGCCGGACCCCGGAATGGGGCTCATCGAAGACAGCGACGCGTTGCGTGTACATCTGCGGGCGTTGCCCGATCGCGAGTACCGGATCGTCATCATGCGCTTCTTCGAATCTCTGACCCAGTCCGAAATCGCTGCGCAGATGGGCATTTCGCAGATGCACGTGTCGCGCCTGCTGAGCCAGTCGCTGCACCGCCTGCGGGAGGCGATGGCCGACGGAGGGCCGGCCAGCACCGTCGCCTGA
- a CDS encoding Tex family protein — MNSSTTQKSRPTALPSLSTRLAAELAVGENQVAAAIRLLDEGSTVPFIARYRKEATGSLDDAQLRQLDERLGYLRELDDRRNAVLASIDEQGKLTAELTAALMSAETKARVEDIYLPFKPKRRTKAQIAREAGLEPLADRLLADPTLVPETAAADFIGTDVTDTAAALDGARHIIVERAAEDAQLVGALRERFWENGWVRTRAASETADKTAAAQKFRDYFDYSEPLTSMPGHRVLAVLRGEKEQALTLTLHGGVPDDPDAGADEVYQAMIAAALGIDRAAPGAGTPWLSNTVGFAWRTRLSVSASVDARVRLRRSAEEDAVSVFAKNLKDLLLAAPAGNRTTLGLDPGFRTGVKVAVVDGTGKVLDTCAVYPHQPQKQWDAAKATLAALVARHGVELIAVGNGTASRETDLLATELISDIRSAGAAAPAKAMVSEAGASIYSASAYAAHELPGLDVTLRGAVSIARRLQDPLAELVKIEPKSIGVGQYQHDVTPALLSRSLGAVVEDAVNAVGVDLNTASAPLLARVSGITETLAEAIVAHRDQAGRFASRRQLLDVPRLGPKAFEQCAGFLRIRDGEDPLDASGVHPEAYPVVRRILDRAGVGLAEIIGDQRALRAIRPADFADDRFGVPTITDILAELEKPGRDPRPAFVTASFAAGVEKVADLKVGMVLEGVVTNVAAFGAFVDVGVHQDGLVHVSAMADRFVSDPHEVVRSGQVVRVKVVEVDVERQRIGLSLRLNDDVRAKGADRRTDATRPARGEQRRAAQQRNRPRGDNAPRRDRAAGGSMAQALRDAGFGR; from the coding sequence GTGAATTCGAGCACCACCCAGAAGAGTCGACCGACCGCCCTGCCCTCGTTGAGCACCCGGCTCGCCGCCGAGCTGGCGGTGGGGGAGAACCAGGTCGCGGCCGCCATCCGGCTGCTCGACGAGGGCTCGACCGTGCCGTTCATCGCCCGGTACCGCAAGGAAGCCACCGGCAGTCTCGACGACGCCCAGCTGCGCCAGCTCGATGAGCGTCTGGGTTATCTGCGTGAGCTCGACGACCGCCGCAACGCGGTGCTGGCCTCGATCGACGAGCAAGGCAAGCTGACCGCCGAACTCACTGCGGCGCTGATGTCCGCCGAGACCAAGGCGCGCGTCGAGGACATCTATCTGCCCTTCAAGCCCAAACGGCGCACGAAGGCCCAGATCGCTCGCGAGGCGGGGCTCGAGCCCCTGGCCGACCGGCTGCTCGCCGATCCCACGCTGGTACCCGAGACCGCCGCCGCCGACTTCATCGGCACCGACGTCACCGACACCGCGGCGGCACTCGACGGCGCCCGCCACATCATCGTCGAGCGCGCCGCCGAGGACGCCCAGCTCGTCGGCGCCCTGCGCGAACGGTTCTGGGAGAACGGCTGGGTGCGCACCCGGGCCGCGTCGGAGACGGCGGACAAGACCGCCGCGGCGCAGAAGTTCCGGGACTATTTCGACTATTCCGAGCCGCTGACCAGCATGCCCGGCCACCGTGTTCTCGCCGTGCTGCGCGGCGAGAAGGAGCAGGCGCTCACGCTCACCCTGCACGGCGGCGTTCCCGACGACCCGGACGCCGGAGCCGACGAGGTCTACCAGGCGATGATCGCCGCAGCGCTCGGCATCGACCGTGCCGCCCCGGGGGCCGGGACTCCGTGGCTGAGCAACACCGTCGGCTTCGCGTGGCGCACCCGGCTGTCGGTGTCGGCGTCGGTGGACGCGCGAGTGCGGCTCCGCCGCAGCGCCGAGGAGGATGCCGTGTCGGTGTTCGCCAAGAACCTCAAGGATCTGCTGCTGGCCGCGCCTGCCGGGAACCGCACGACACTTGGACTCGATCCCGGCTTCCGCACCGGGGTCAAAGTGGCCGTCGTGGACGGCACCGGCAAGGTCCTCGACACCTGCGCGGTCTACCCGCACCAGCCACAGAAACAATGGGACGCCGCCAAAGCCACGCTGGCCGCACTGGTCGCCCGCCACGGCGTCGAACTGATCGCGGTGGGCAACGGTACGGCGTCGCGTGAAACCGACCTGCTGGCCACCGAACTGATCTCCGACATCCGCTCGGCGGGCGCCGCGGCACCGGCCAAGGCCATGGTCAGCGAGGCGGGAGCGTCGATTTACTCCGCCTCGGCGTACGCCGCACACGAACTGCCCGGCCTCGACGTCACGCTGCGCGGTGCGGTGTCGATCGCGCGCCGCCTGCAGGATCCGCTGGCCGAGCTGGTCAAGATCGAACCGAAGTCGATAGGCGTGGGTCAGTACCAGCACGACGTCACCCCCGCGCTGCTCAGCCGCAGCCTGGGCGCGGTCGTCGAAGACGCGGTCAACGCCGTGGGCGTGGACCTCAACACCGCCTCGGCACCGCTGCTGGCACGGGTCTCCGGCATCACCGAAACGCTGGCCGAGGCGATCGTCGCGCACCGCGACCAGGCCGGCCGGTTCGCCAGCCGGCGCCAGCTGCTCGACGTTCCGCGCCTGGGCCCCAAGGCATTCGAACAATGCGCCGGGTTCCTGCGGATCCGCGACGGCGAGGACCCACTGGATGCCTCCGGCGTGCACCCCGAGGCGTACCCCGTCGTCCGCCGAATCCTGGACCGGGCCGGGGTCGGTCTGGCCGAGATCATCGGCGATCAACGGGCGTTGCGGGCCATCCGACCCGCCGACTTCGCCGACGACCGGTTCGGTGTCCCCACGATCACCGACATTCTCGCCGAACTGGAGAAGCCCGGTCGCGATCCGCGGCCGGCGTTCGTCACCGCCAGCTTCGCCGCCGGGGTGGAGAAGGTCGCCGATCTCAAGGTCGGGATGGTGCTCGAAGGGGTGGTCACGAATGTGGCCGCCTTCGGGGCATTCGTCGACGTGGGTGTGCACCAGGATGGTCTGGTGCACGTCTCGGCGATGGCCGACCGTTTCGTCTCCGATCCGCACGAGGTGGTGCGATCCGGGCAGGTGGTGCGCGTCAAGGTCGTCGAGGTCGACGTCGAACGCCAGCGCATCGGGCTGAGCCTGCGGTTGAACGACGATGTCCGGGCAAAAGGTGCCGACCGACGCACCGACGCGACCCGGCCTGCGCGCGGCGAACAGCGCCGCGCCGCTCAGCAGCGCAACCGGCCACGCGGGGACAACGCCCCGCGGCGCGACCGCGCTGCGGGCGGCTCGATGGCCCAGGCGTTGCGGGACGCCGGTTTCGGACGGTGA
- a CDS encoding sensor domain-containing protein yields the protein MPARRPARTWVGVLAAAGSVALVAACTRHIDDATPTAGSIAAPVLTTQVADLLSPNVRGEEGNLFAVVEPQRCAGLAREVDPPFIQANRPLATDGGHWTTTDGAVYIEEMVAVYRYDFDAAAALDLVRRTIDECRDQTLTVTTMKDRTYLFDVAPANAPQPESGVLWQLRAVDWNCDNTFVAAYNAAVEITACGESGGPGVADLAEEALARIEALANTAA from the coding sequence ATGCCGGCCCGCCGACCAGCGCGCACATGGGTGGGTGTGCTCGCTGCGGCGGGCAGCGTGGCGTTGGTAGCGGCCTGCACCAGGCACATCGACGATGCCACCCCGACCGCGGGGTCGATCGCAGCGCCGGTCCTCACCACCCAGGTCGCCGACCTGTTGAGCCCCAACGTCCGCGGCGAGGAAGGCAACCTGTTCGCGGTCGTCGAACCGCAGCGCTGCGCGGGGCTGGCCCGCGAAGTCGATCCGCCCTTCATCCAGGCCAACCGGCCGCTGGCCACCGACGGCGGACACTGGACGACCACGGACGGCGCGGTCTACATCGAGGAGATGGTCGCGGTCTATCGCTACGACTTCGACGCGGCAGCGGCGCTGGACCTGGTGCGCCGCACGATCGACGAGTGCCGCGACCAGACACTGACAGTCACGACGATGAAGGACCGCACCTATCTGTTCGACGTCGCCCCGGCGAACGCCCCGCAGCCCGAGAGCGGTGTGCTCTGGCAACTGCGTGCGGTCGACTGGAACTGCGACAACACCTTTGTCGCGGCCTACAACGCCGCCGTGGAGATCACCGCATGCGGAGAGTCGGGTGGTCCGGGCGTCGCCGACCTCGCCGAGGAGGCGCTGGCCCGTATCGAGGCGTTGGCGAACACCGCCGCCTAG
- the eutC gene encoding ethanolamine ammonia-lyase subunit EutC, producing the protein MTDAERRPADDVWAPLRRTTQARIGLGRAGNALPSRRVLEFKAAHSAARDAVHVPLDADLFAEQVEAVGLGAPVLVSSRAGSRSEYLRRPDLGRTPADLSALPSTGADVGIVLADGLSPRALVDHGVGLLTALVDEFAGRYRLAPPVIATQARVALGDHIGAALDVATLVMVIGERPGLSVADSLGIYLTHLPRPGRTDADRNCISNIHPPDGLGYERAARTTAALISGARQLGRSGVALKDTSPGLLGDDGGQPALG; encoded by the coding sequence GTGACCGACGCGGAGCGCCGACCCGCAGACGATGTATGGGCGCCGCTGCGGCGCACCACACAGGCGCGCATCGGGCTGGGCCGGGCCGGCAACGCGTTACCGTCACGGCGGGTGCTGGAGTTCAAGGCCGCGCATTCCGCGGCTCGGGACGCTGTGCATGTCCCGCTGGACGCCGATCTGTTCGCCGAGCAGGTCGAGGCGGTCGGGCTCGGGGCGCCGGTGCTGGTCAGCAGCCGCGCCGGGTCCCGAAGCGAGTACCTGCGCAGGCCCGACCTCGGCCGCACGCCGGCCGACCTCAGCGCGCTGCCGTCCACCGGCGCCGACGTCGGCATCGTGCTGGCCGACGGGTTGTCGCCGCGCGCGCTGGTCGATCACGGTGTCGGGCTGCTGACAGCGTTGGTGGACGAATTCGCCGGTCGCTACCGGCTGGCGCCGCCGGTGATCGCGACGCAGGCGCGGGTGGCGCTCGGCGACCACATCGGCGCGGCGCTCGACGTCGCCACGCTGGTGATGGTGATCGGTGAGCGGCCGGGACTGTCGGTCGCCGACAGCCTGGGCATCTACCTGACCCACCTGCCCCGGCCGGGCCGCACCGACGCCGACCGCAACTGCATCTCCAACATCCACCCGCCGGACGGGCTGGGATATGAGCGCGCCGCCCGCACCACCGCCGCGCTGATCTCCGGAGCCCGCCAGCTCGGGCGCTCGGGGGTGGCGCTCAAGGACACCTCCCCGGGACTGCTCGGCGACGACGGAGGTCAGCCCGCACTGGGCTGA
- a CDS encoding ethanolamine ammonia-lyase subunit EutB, translated as MTYRQQISGHTYQFDGLVDVLAKATPLRSGDELAGCAAESDAERAAAAWVLADLPLSTFLDEAVVPYETDDVTRLIIDSHDRQVFSQISHLTVGGFRDWLLEAATQDDSAERIAAVAAGLTPEMVAAVSKIMRNQDLIAVAAACTVSAAFRTSIGVPGTLATRLQPNHPTDNPRGIAAATLDGLLMGCGDAVIGINPATDSPQHTSDLLHLLDEIRQRFEIPMQSCVLSHVTTTMELIDRGAPVDLVFQSIAGTEGANTSFGITLAMLEEANEAGRSLGRGTVGDNVMYLETGQGSALSAGAHLGTGGRPVDQQTLETRAYAVARALDPLLVNTVVGFIGPEYLYDGKQIIRAGLEDHFCGKLLGLPMGVDVCYTNHAEADQDDMDTLLTLLGVAGAAFVITVPGADDVMLGYQSLAFHDALYVRKALGLRPAPEFEAWLARLGMADGEGRVLPVDPAGSPLLGLASGQ; from the coding sequence TTGACCTATCGCCAGCAGATTTCCGGACACACCTACCAGTTCGACGGCCTGGTCGACGTCCTGGCCAAGGCGACCCCGCTGCGCTCCGGTGACGAACTCGCCGGATGCGCGGCGGAGTCCGACGCCGAACGTGCCGCCGCGGCCTGGGTGCTCGCCGATCTGCCGCTGTCGACGTTCCTCGACGAAGCCGTCGTCCCCTACGAAACCGACGACGTCACCCGGCTGATCATCGACAGCCACGATCGGCAGGTCTTCTCGCAGATCTCCCATCTGACGGTCGGAGGCTTCCGGGACTGGTTGCTCGAAGCGGCGACCCAGGACGACAGCGCCGAACGCATCGCCGCGGTGGCTGCGGGCCTGACGCCGGAGATGGTCGCGGCGGTGTCGAAGATCATGCGCAACCAGGACCTGATCGCCGTAGCGGCCGCGTGCACCGTCAGCGCGGCGTTTCGGACCTCGATCGGGGTGCCCGGCACGTTGGCGACCCGTCTGCAGCCCAACCACCCGACCGACAACCCGCGCGGCATCGCCGCGGCCACCCTCGACGGGCTGCTGATGGGCTGCGGCGACGCGGTCATCGGCATCAATCCCGCGACCGACTCACCGCAACACACCTCGGATCTGCTGCATCTGCTCGACGAGATCAGGCAGCGGTTCGAGATCCCGATGCAGTCGTGCGTGCTGTCCCATGTCACGACGACGATGGAGTTGATCGACCGCGGTGCGCCGGTCGATCTGGTGTTCCAATCCATCGCCGGAACCGAGGGTGCCAACACCAGTTTCGGCATCACGCTGGCCATGCTCGAAGAAGCCAACGAGGCCGGCCGCAGTCTGGGCCGGGGCACGGTCGGCGACAACGTGATGTATCTGGAGACCGGGCAGGGTTCGGCGTTGTCGGCCGGTGCGCACCTGGGTACCGGAGGCCGTCCGGTGGATCAGCAGACGTTGGAGACCAGGGCCTACGCGGTGGCGCGCGCGCTGGACCCGCTGCTGGTCAACACCGTCGTCGGATTCATCGGCCCGGAGTACCTCTACGACGGCAAGCAGATCATCCGCGCCGGGCTCGAAGACCACTTCTGCGGCAAGTTGCTGGGTCTGCCGATGGGGGTGGACGTCTGCTACACCAACCATGCCGAGGCCGACCAGGACGACATGGACACGCTGCTCACGCTGCTCGGCGTCGCGGGCGCGGCCTTCGTGATCACCGTGCCGGGCGCCGACGACGTCATGCTCGGCTACCAGAGCCTGGCCTTTCATGATGCGCTGTACGTGCGCAAGGCCCTGGGGCTGCGGCCCGCTCCGGAGTTCGAGGCGTGGCTGGCCCGGTTGGGCATGGCCGACGGCGAGGGCCGGGTGCTGCCCGTCGACCCCGCCGGCTCCCCCCTGCTCGGATTGGCGTCGGGTCAGTGA
- the eat gene encoding ethanolamine permease — translation MSSDSHPHHPRRGVEEHNESDDYLQKRQLKTGTAGWLLLASLGVGYVISGDYSGWNFGLGQGGFGGLAIAAVIIAGMYLALVLGMAEMSSALPAAGGGYTFARRALGPWGGFATGTAILIEYAIAPAAIATFIGAYVESLNLFGIQDGWWVYLAAYAIFIGIHLAGVGEALKVMFVITGIALLGLVIFAISAIGQFDAANLTDIAVTDAAGASEWLPFGYLGIWAAIPFAIWFFLAIEGVPLAAEEAANPARNVPRGIIAGIAVLLVTCLTVLVLTPGAGGAAAMSESGNPLVEALGDGTMAKVVNYIGLAGLIASFFSIIYAYSRQLFALSRAGYLPTALSVTNSRKAPTLALVVPGVIGFALSLTGQGALLLNMAVFGAALSYVLMMVSHIVLRVRAPEMERPYRTPGGVVTTGFALVIAVLAVIATFLVDSVAALGCLIVFALFMAYFGLYSRHHLVANSPDEEFAALAAAEEELN, via the coding sequence ATGAGTAGCGACAGTCACCCCCACCACCCACGACGTGGGGTGGAAGAGCACAACGAGTCGGATGACTATCTGCAGAAGCGCCAGCTGAAGACGGGGACCGCCGGATGGCTGCTGCTGGCCAGCCTCGGCGTCGGCTACGTCATCTCGGGCGACTACTCCGGCTGGAACTTCGGACTGGGCCAGGGCGGGTTCGGCGGCTTGGCGATCGCCGCCGTCATCATCGCCGGCATGTACCTCGCGCTGGTCCTCGGCATGGCTGAGATGTCCTCGGCCCTGCCCGCAGCCGGTGGCGGTTACACCTTCGCGCGGCGCGCGCTGGGCCCGTGGGGCGGCTTCGCCACGGGCACCGCGATCCTCATCGAATACGCCATCGCACCGGCGGCCATCGCCACCTTCATCGGTGCCTACGTCGAATCGCTGAACCTGTTCGGCATCCAGGACGGGTGGTGGGTCTACCTCGCCGCCTACGCCATCTTCATCGGCATCCATCTCGCCGGAGTCGGCGAAGCGCTCAAGGTGATGTTCGTGATCACCGGTATCGCCCTGCTCGGTCTGGTGATCTTCGCGATCTCGGCGATCGGACAGTTCGACGCGGCGAATCTCACCGACATCGCCGTGACCGACGCGGCAGGCGCCTCGGAGTGGCTGCCGTTCGGCTATCTGGGAATCTGGGCGGCCATCCCGTTCGCGATCTGGTTCTTCCTGGCGATCGAAGGTGTCCCGCTGGCTGCCGAGGAAGCTGCCAACCCGGCCCGCAACGTTCCCCGCGGCATCATCGCCGGCATCGCGGTGCTGCTCGTCACGTGCCTGACGGTGCTGGTGCTCACCCCCGGAGCCGGTGGCGCCGCGGCGATGTCGGAGTCGGGCAACCCGTTGGTCGAGGCCCTCGGTGACGGCACGATGGCCAAGGTCGTCAACTACATCGGCCTGGCCGGCCTGATCGCCAGCTTCTTCTCCATCATCTACGCCTACTCCCGCCAGCTCTTCGCGTTGTCCCGGGCCGGCTACCTGCCGACCGCGCTGTCGGTGACGAACTCGCGCAAGGCGCCCACGTTGGCCCTCGTGGTGCCCGGCGTCATCGGGTTCGCGCTGTCGTTGACCGGCCAGGGTGCACTGCTGCTCAACATGGCTGTCTTCGGCGCTGCGCTGAGTTACGTGCTGATGATGGTCAGTCACATCGTGTTGCGGGTCCGGGCTCCCGAGATGGAGCGGCCGTACCGCACCCCCGGTGGCGTGGTCACCACCGGGTTCGCGCTCGTCATCGCGGTGCTCGCGGTCATCGCCACCTTCCTGGTCGACAGCGTCGCCGCCCTGGGTTGCCTGATCGTATTCGCATTGTTCATGGCCTATTTCGGCCTCTACAGCCGGCACCACCTGGTGGCGAACTCCCCCGACGAGGAATTCGCCGCACTGGCCGCCGCCGAGGAAGAGCTGAATTGA